A genome region from Etheostoma cragini isolate CJK2018 chromosome 4, CSU_Ecrag_1.0, whole genome shotgun sequence includes the following:
- the timm17a gene encoding mitochondrial import inner membrane translocase subunit Tim17-A, whose product MEEYAREPCPWRIVDDCGGAFTMGAIGGGIFQAVKGFRNAPSGMNHRMRGSLTAIKTRAPQLGGSFAVWGGLFSMIDCGLVKVRGKEDPWNSITSGAMTGAILAARNGPVAMVGSAAMGGILLALIEGAGILLTRFASSQFPTGPQFAEEPAPAPMPSPTFGDYRQYQ is encoded by the exons ATGGAGGAGTATGCCAGAGAACCATG CCCCTGGAGGATTGTGGACGACTGTGGGGGAGCCTTCACCATGGGAGCAATTGGAGGAGGAATTTTTCAAGCAGTAAAAGGCTTCAGAAATGCACCCTCA GGAATGAACCACCGAATGAGAGGTAGCTTGACTGCCATCAAGACTAGAGCCCCACAGCTTGGAG GAAGCTTTGCAGTATGGGGAGGCCTCTTCTCCATGATTGACTGTGGTTTAGTAAAAGTACGAGGGAAGGAGGATCCCTGGAACTCAATAACAAGTGGGGCCATGACAGGAGCTATCCTTGCTGCGAGAA ATGGACCAGTAGCCATGGTAGGCTCTGCAGCCATGGGAGGTATCCTGCTGGCGTTGATAGAAGGTGCTGGGATCTTGCTTACTAGGTTTGCCTCTTCACAGTTCCCGACTG ggCCCCAGTTTGCAGAGGAACCCGCCCCAGCTCCCATGCCCTCCCCCACCTTTGGAGACTACAGACAATACCAATAA
- the lmod1b gene encoding leiomodin-1: MSRRKVRGLTCTGRQVSEDPDLDNLLSTLSPEEMEELEKDMMKVPDIKPEDGKIIVQGDSQAAQVPLSNNVREAKLDGRRESDRKGRLSERQQSFEGETKKESRKQEYLRKMGLSQEGNDDVTVGLRRHASVSSERDINLDERNSKGPESLTEERSRLSSRYRKQESRESEVKEETKEKEKQEDNRIRDRRENRESTGSKTKDMISKLQEKKDDGKERKEDCRRRDESKTKDIISKLREKHEKEAGKEKERKSESFRTQGLVSKMLEKQSKAQDSPAPESKSEEKKPKAEEKKAEDKNKPDVKLERQPSERGEVQVKHDKAEKRTDREELVNHSDHVKEKEKKVSMEKKGEVKKEKKESEEQVQKVEESEKPGNCVAKNTPYNKAKEEEEEDEDSSMFDELMEQIWSNDPSLTELNVNNSEVIKTKTLIEFAEALHKNTHVKTFALANCRADDHVAYAIAGTLRSNKTLTSINVDSNHLTGKGILSLIQALPHNSTLTELRFQNQRHICGGKTEMEMTKILKENTTLLKLGYHFELAGPRMTTTNILSRNMDRQRQKRLQEQKQAQANGEKKDTLEVPKVGGGGSLRSSPRASPKPSPIPSPMPSPKLTPKRGAGGPVPPPPPPPPGGGPPPPPPPMLDVDALRNSLTPVSQRKLDGKSPGGSKNSRDQLLASIRGTDKKQLKKVPVPKWLQ, from the exons ATGTCCAGAAGAAAGGTGAGAGGCCTGACCTGTACAGGCCGCCAGGTCAGTGAGGACCCAGACCTGGACAACCTGCTGTCCACGCTCTCCCctgaggagatggaggagctggagaaggaCATGATGAAAGTGCCAGACATCAAGCCAGAGGATGGGAAGATCATTGTCCAAGGGGATAGCCAAGCTGCGCAGGTACCTTTGAGCAACAACGTCCGGGAAGCTAAACTTGACGGCAGACGGGAGAGTGACCGTAAAGGGAGGCTCAGTGAGAGGCAACAGTCATTTGAG GGTGAGACAAAGAAGGAGAGCAGGAAGCAGGAATATCTAAGGAAGATGGGCCTGAGCCAGGAGGGGAACGACGACGTGACAGTAGGGCTACGAAGACATGCTAGTGTCTCAAGTGAACGAGATATTAATTTGGACGAAAGAAACAGCAAAGGTCCCGAAAGTTTGACAGAGGAGCGAAGTCGGCTTTCGAGTAGATACAGGAAGCAGGAAAGTAGAGAGAGTGAGGTGAAAGAGGAGaccaaagagaaagagaaacaagaggACAATAGGATAAGagacaggagagaaaacagagagagcaCAGGTAGCAAAACAAAGGACATGATCTCCAAgttacaggaaaaaaaggatgacggcaaagagaggaaagaagattGTAGGAGAAGAGATGagagcaaaaccaaagacattATCTCAAAGCTACGAGAGAAACATGAAAAGGAAGCGGgcaaggaaaaggaaagaaaatctgAGAGTTTTAGGACACAAGGACTTGTATCTAAAATGTTGGAGAAGCAGAGCAAGGCACAAGACAGCCCGGCTCCAGAGAGTAAATCGGAAGAGAAGAAGCCTAaagcagaggagaaaaaagctGAAGATAAAAACAAGCCTGACGTCAAACTTGAGCGACAACCATCAGAGAGGGGCGAGGTGCAGGTGAAACATGACAAGGCAGAGAAAAGAACAGATAGAGAAGAGCTCGTCAACCATAGTGACCAtgtgaaagagaaggagaagaaggtgAGCatggagaagaaaggagaggtgaaaaaagaaaaaaaagagagtgaagaACAAGTTCAAAAAGTAGAGGAAAGTGAGAAACCTGGCAACTGTGTGGCCAAAAACACCCCATACAACAAGgcgaaagaggaagaggaggaggacgaagACTCGAGCATGTTTGATGAGCTGATGGAGCAGATTTGGAGCAACGACCCCTCCCTCACTGAGCTCAACGTCAACAACTCAGAAGTCATCAAGACCAAAACACTCATCGAGTTTGCAGAAGCGTTGCACAAGAACACCCATGTCAAGACGTTTGCTTTGGCTAACTGCCGTGCGGACGACCACGTGGCTTATGCCATCGCAGGCACGCTCCGCAGCAACAAGACTCTCACCAGTATCAATGTGGACTCCAACCATCTCACTGGCAAGGGCATCCTGTCTCTGATCCAGGCGCTACCACACAACTCCACACTGACTGAGCTTCGCTTTCAAAACCAGCGTCACATCTGCGGCGGGAAGACGGAGATGGAGATGACCAAGATCTTGAAAGAAAACACCACGCTGCTCAAACTGGGCTACCACTTTGAGTTAGCTGGACCCAGAATGACTACAACAAACATACTGAGTCGCAACATGGACCGACAGAGGCAGAAGCGCCTACAGGAGCAGAAGCAGGCCCAGGCCAATGGGGAGAAGAAGGACACACTGGAGGTACCCAAGGTGGGCGGTGGAGGATCTCTGAGAAGCTCGCCCAGAGCTTCCCCCAAACCTTCCCCTATACCGTCTCCTATGCCATCACCAAAGCTGACTCCTAAAAGAGGAGCTGGAGGTCCggttcctcctccacctccgccTCCTCCTGGGGGTGGacctccacctcctccgccTCCTATGCTGGATGTAGACGCTTTGAGGAACTCTCTGACCCCGGTGTCGCAGAGAAAGCTGGATGGAAAAAGCCCAGGCGGTAGCAAGAACTCAAGGGACCAACTGCTTGCCTCGATCAGAGGAACCGATAAGAAACAACTTAAGAAG GTGCCGGTGCCAAAGTGGTTGCAGTAA